Genomic segment of Xanthomonas sp. DAR 35659:
CCGCGTGCATCAGGCGGCGGCCGCCATCAGCGCGACGAAGCGGTCGAACAGCGGCGCCACGTCGCGCGGGCCCGGCGAGGCTTCCGGGTGGCCCTGGAAGCTGAAGGCCGGCGCGTCGGTCAGTTCGATGCCCTGGTTGGTGCCGTCGAACAGCGAGCGGTGGGTGACGCGGACGTTGCCCGGCAGCGTGGCCTCATCGACCGCGAAGCCGTGGTTCTGCGAGGTGATCATCACCCGGCCGCTGTCCAGGTCCTGCACCGGGTGATTGGCGCCGTGATGGCCATGGCCCATCTTCAGCGTCTGCGCGCCGGCGGCCAGCGCCAGCAACTGGTGGCCCAGGCAGATGCCGAAGGTCGGGATCTTCCGAGACACGAATTCCTTGATCGCGGCGATCGCGTAGTCGCACGGCGCCGGATCGCCCGGACCGTTGGACAGGAACACGCCGTCCGGCCGCATCGCCAGCACGTCCGCGGCCGGCGTCTGCGCCGGCACCACGGTGACCTCGCAGCCGCGCTCGGCGAGCATGCGCAGGATGTTGAGCTTCACCCCGTAGTCGTAGGCGACGACCTTGTAGCGGGGCGTGGCCTGGGCGAAGGCATTGCTGTTGAGGTCGAGCTGGCCGTCGCGCCAGGGATAGGCCTTGTCGGTGGAGACCACCTTGGCCAGGTCCATGCCCTTGAGTCCGGGGAACTTGCGCGCCGCTTCCAGCGCGGTGTCCACGTCGATCTCGCCGGCCATCAGTGCGCCGTTCTGGGCGCCCTTCTCGCGCAGGATGCGGGTCAGCTTGCGGGTGTCGATGCCGGCGATGGCGACCACGCCGCGCTGCATCAGCCAGTCCGGCAGCGCCACCTGATTGCGCCAGTTGCTGGGGCGGCGCGGCACGTCGCGCACGATCAGGCCGGCCGACCAGACCTGGGCGGCCTCGTCGTCCTGGTCGGTGCAGCCGGTGTTGCCGATATGGGGATACGTCAGGGTGACCAATTGGCGGGCGTAGGACGGATCGGTCACGATCTCCTGGTAGCCGGTCATCGCGGTGTTGAACACCACTTCGCCGACGGACAGGCCAGTGGCGCCTACGGATTCGCCCTCGAACACGGTGCCGTCTTCAAGGACAAGGATTGCGGGTTGAGTCACGGGGTTCGCCTTGGGGAGAGAGGAACCCTGCCCCACCAACTTGCAGGCTGCAAGAAACCGCGAACTCGGCGCTTCTCCGGGTCCGTGGCGATGGGTAACAGGCGAGCGAGAATTGTACCGGCGCGGACCTGTCCGCGCCAGACGTTTGTGTGAAAGCGCCGTTCAGCCGAGCAGGTCGCGCAGCCGGTAGGCCCCGGGCGCACGCCCCGGCAGACGCGCGGCGGCATGCAACGCGCCGCGGGCGAAGATGTCGCGGTTGCTGGCGCGGTGCACCAGTTCCACCCGCTCGCCGAGTCCGGCGAACTGCACCAGGTGCTCGCCGACGATGTCGCCGGCGCGCAGGCTGGCATAGCGCGGCTGCGCCCCGCCCTGCGCGGCGGCCTCGCCCAGGGTCAGCGCGGTGCCGGAGGGCGCGTCCTGCTTGTGCACGTGGTGCGACTCGACGATGTCGCAGTCCCAGCCCGGCAGCGCCGCGGCGGCGCGTTCCACCAGGTCGTTCAGCACCGCCACGCCGAGGCTGAAGTTCGACGCCCAAATCAGCGGGATGCGTGCGGCCGCCTCGGCCAGCGCCTGCCGCTGCGCGGCGTCCAGGCCGGTGGTGCCGGACACCAGCGCCGCGCCGCGCGCCACGCACAGCGCCAGCACCGGGTCGAAGCCTTGCGGCAGGCTGAAATCGATCGCGACGTCGAACGCCGGCACACCAGCGAGTTCGCTCGCGGCGAAGTACGGCACGCCGTCGACGACGCGCTGCGCCGGCGCCCGCCGGACCACGGCGCAGGCGACCTGCAACGTGGACTCCTGCGCGGCCAGCCGCAACAACGCCTGGCCCATGCGGCCGGACGCACCATGAATCAACACACGCACGGGGGAAGTCGTCATCGCGCAAGGCTAGCGGTTTGTGGCGGCGGGGGACAGGGGGATGGGCGTCAGGCATTGGCCGACGAAGCCGTTCAAGCGGCGCTGCATCCGAAGTGGAACGTGCTGTCATTCAATCGTTGCTGCGGATGGCCAAGCCGCCTGCGGCCGTCACCCCCAACCACGGGCGATCCGCATGCTGCGAACGCTGTGGGAGGGACATCAGTCCCGACTGTCTCCGTAGCCGGAAGGTCTACCGCTTCGTTTGTCGCGGCTGAAGCCGCTCCTACAGGGGCGGCGGCGGACCTGCAGGCATTGCAGGAGAGGCTTGAGTCACGACCTTGATCCACGATGCGAGCCCATCGCGCAGTCGGTGCGGCGGCGAGTCGCGAGCGCCTACTCGGCCGCAGGCTGCCCGAGCAGGCGCTTGTCCCAGTTCTCGACCGCGCGCTGGGCCAGGCGTCGCTCGAACAGCACGCGCCAGTTCGGCACCAGCGGCAACGCCAGCACCTGCTCCAACTGTGCGGGGTCCACCTCGCGCCGGTACAACAGCGCGATCAACCTCGCCAATGACCAGGCCGGATAGGGTCGCTCAAGTAATGTCAGGCGATCGCCGGCGGCGACGTCGCCGGGCTGCAGCACCCGGTAGTACCAACCGGTGCGGCCGCTTTCCTGCACGCGCCGCGCCAGCGCGGCCACGCCGAAGCGATCGGACAGCTTCCAGCACGGCTGACGCGACTGCGACACCTCGACCAGTGCCGTGCCCAGCCGCAGCCGGTCGCCCAGGCACAGGCCGGCCTCGGTGGCGCCATGCGTGCTGAGGTTCTCGCCGAACGCGCCGGGCGCGTCGAGCAAGGCGTGCGCACCCAGTTCCTGGCGCCAGGCGGCGTAGTGGTCGCGCGGATAGTGGTGCAGCGCCTTGTCCGGGCCGCCATGCACGCGGCGGTCGCCCTGCTCGTCCAGTTCCAGGCCTTCATGGCCGATGCGCAGCGACCCGGGTACCGGTTGCTTGGCGATGGCGCTGCGGCTGCCGGGCCGGGTGAAGTCCTGTGCGCGGCCGACCAGCACCGCCTCCACGTGCAGGTCCAGCGTGGGCAACGCTGTCACGCGCCTTCGCCCGGTCGCATCAGGCCGTCGCGCCGTGCAACGCGGCGACCTCGGCCTGCAGCAACTCGCCGAGGATGCGCACGCCGGCCTCGATGCGCGCTTCCGGCACGGTCACGAACGACAGCCGCAAGGTATTGCGCTGCGGTTCGACCGCGAAGAACGGCGCACCCGGCACGAAGGCCACGTTGCGCTCGATCGCCTTGGCCAGCAACGCGCCGCCGTCCATGCCCGCCGGCAGTTCGACCCAGATGAACATGCCGCCGGCCGGGCGGTTCCAGCGCACCTGCGACGGGAAATACTTGCCGAGCGCGTCGAGCATCTGCTGGCAGCGGCTCGCGTACAGGCTGCGGATGCCGGGGATGTGCGCGTCCAGGAAGCCGTCCTGCACCGCCTCGTAGACGATGCGCTGACTGAACGACGGCGTATGCAGGTCGGCCGCCTGCTTGGCCTGCACCAGCTTGGCGTGCACCGCCTCCGGGGCCACCACGAAGCCCAGGCGCAGGCCCGGCGCCAGCACCTTGGAGAACGAGCCCATGTAGATCCCGCCCTCCGGGTGCATCGACAGCAGGCTCGGCAGCGTGTCGCCGCTGTAGCACAGCTCGCCGTAGGGATCGTCCTCGACGATCGGCACGCCGGCCGCGGCCGCGCGCGCGACCAGCGCCTGGCGCCGGTGCAGCGGCAGGCGCCGCCCGGTCGGGTTCTGGAAGTTCGGCAGCACGTACATGAAGCGCGCGCCCGCCAGATGTTCCGCGTCCAGCGCATCCACCACCACGCCGTCGTCGTCCGACTGCATCGCCGCGAACGCCGGCTGGAACAGCGAGAACGCCTGCAGCGCGCCGAGATAGCTCGGCGTTTCCACCAGCACCTTGCTGCCTTCGTCGATGAACACCTTGCCGAGCAAATCCAGGCCCTGCTGCGAGCCGGTGGTGATCAGCACCTGGCTGGGCCGGATGCTGGCGCCGTCGCGGCTCAGCCGCGCGGCCACCCATTCGCGCAGCGGCAGATAGCCTTCGGTCGGGCCGTACTGCAGCGCCGCCTGCGGCGCCTCGCGCAGCACCTTGTCGCAGGCGTACTGCATGCGCGCGATCGGGAACGTGTCCGGCGACGGCAGCCCGCCCGCGAAGGAGATCACTTCCGGGCGTTCGGTGACCTTGAGGATTTCGCGGATCGCCGAACTGGTCAGCGCCTGCGCACGGCGGGAGAACTGGAAGGAGGTCGTCATGGCGATAGCATAACGGCAGTCCCGCCGCGCTCCGCTGTGCAGCGCAGCGCGAAGGGCGCTCGGCGATCCAGCGGGCCCACCCAGGCCGTGCCGACGCTGGCGCTCGGCGCTGAGCCGCCGCCGCAAGCGCCGGCGCTGTTGCGAATGGCGCTGCGTGGCTACTCGCGCGCGCCGGAATCGGGCTGCGCCGCGGCCTCCAACCATCGCGCCAGCGCGGCAGGTGCATACAGACGCACATCCGAGACGGTGGGAAGTGTCGCCGTTGCGAACAGCGCCTCGTCCAATTGCAGGATCGGGCCGTAGGCGATCGCGGTCTGCGTGCCGATGCAGGACAGGCGGCGCAGCACGGTCAGCCGATAGCCCTGCCCCAGGTAATGGCGCGTGCCGCCATCGGCAGGCAATGGCGCTTCGGTATCGATGCGCGCATGCAGCGGTGTGCGGCCAGCCGCGGCGGCGCGAAAATCGGCATCGGCCTGGCGCAATGCGTCGCGCTGCGGCGGCGCGAGCGCCTGCAGATCCAGACCGAAGAAGGCGCCGGCTGGCGGCGACATGGGCAACGGCAGATCGCTCATGGCAGCCGGTCTCGCCTCATCCGTTGCGCCAGCCGCCAGCTCAATGCCGACGCGGCGGTGCCGGGCCGCAGCTGTCGCAGCCGCCGCAAGCGCCGGCACCGGCCGTAGCCGCAGGCGCGATCTTGCGGCCAACGGCCTGCAGCCAGGCCGCCCGGCCCGGCTTGAGCAGGCGCAGCGCGATGCCGCCGCGCAGCTTGCGCGCAGTGCCAGGAAATTGCTTCTTCAGCACTACCCACGCACTGACCAACACCGCCAGCGCGATCACCAGGTATTGCAGCCACAGCGACATGGACGCGGACATGGCTCAGCCGGCCCCCAGCGCCACCGCGACCTGGTAGGTGACCAGCGACGCCAGGTACGCCAGCGCGAACAGGTAGAACGCGGCGAAGCTCATCTGCTTCCACGAATTGGTCTCGCGCTTGATCGTAGCCAGCGTGGAAAGGCACATCGGCGCGTAGATGTACCAGACCAGCAGCGACAGCGCGGTGGCCAGCGACCAGCCATCGCTGATCAGCGGCGACAGCCCCTGCGCTGCGGCATCGTCGTCGGCCGCCGACAGCGCATAGACCGTCGCCAGCGACGACACCGCCAACTCGCGCGCGGCCAGGCCGGGGATCAGCGCGATGCAGATCTGCCAGTTGAAGCCCAGCGGCGCGAATACCGTGGTCATGGCGTGGCCGATGCGGCCGGCGAAGCTGTAATCGATCGCCGGCAAGGTGGCGTCGGCCGGCGCCGCCGGGAACGACAGCAGGAACCACAGCAGGATGGTCAGCGCCAGGATGATGCCGCCGACGCGCTTGAGGAAGATCGCCGCGCGCTCCCACAGGCCCAGCGCCAGGTCGCGCATGTGCGGCACGCGGTAGGACGGCAGCTCCAGCAGCAGCGGATGTTCGCCCTTGTCGCGGCGCCACTTCTTCATCGTCCACGACACCACCAGCGCACTGGCGATGGCGGCGAAGTACAGCCCGAACAGCACCATCCCCTGCTGGTTGAACACGCCCCACACCTGCCGTTGCGGAATGAACGCGCCGATCAGCAGGGCGTACACCGGCAGGCGCGCCGAACAGGTCATCAGCGGCGCGACCAGGATGGTCGCCAGGCGGTCGCGCGGGTCCTGGATGCTGCGCGTGGACATGATCCCGGGCACCGCGCAGGCGAAGCTGGACAGCAGCGGGATGAACGAGCGTCCGGACAGCCCGGCCGCGGCCATCATGCGGTCGAGAAGGAACGCCGCGCGCGGCAGATAGCCGGATTCCTCCAGCGCCAGGATGAAGGCGAACAGGATCAGGATCTGCGGCAGGAACACCACCACCCTGCCGAGGCCGGTGATGATGCCGTCCACCAGCAGGCTGTTCAGCGGCCCCTGCGGCAGGGTGCTGCCGACCCAGGCGCCTAACGCCGTGGTGCCGCCGTCGATCAGCTCCATCAGCGGCGTCGCCCAGGCGTACACCGCCTGGAAGATCAGGAACATCACCACCGCCAGGGTCAACAGGCCGGCGACCGGATGCAGCAGCCAGCGGTCCAGCGCGTCGTCGATGCGCGAGGTGCGGGTCGGCATCGACACCGCCGCCGCGAGAATGGCGCGGACCTGCTGGTGGTAGTCGCCCTGCCCCTCGCTCGGCGCCACCGCCGGCGGCAATGTCGGCGCCAAGGTGTCGAGCCGCTCGACCAGGGCGCGGGCGCCGTTGCGGCGCACCGCCACGGTCTCGATCACCGGCACGCCCAGCGCCTGCTCCAGCGCCTGGCGGTCGATCTGGATGCCGCGGCGCTGCGCCGCGTCGACCATGTTCAACGCCACCAGCATCGGCTTGCCCAACTCACGCAGCTCCAGCGCGAAGCGCAGGTGCAGGCGCAGGTTGGTGGCATCGACCACGCACACCAGCACGTCCGGCGCCGGCTCGCCCGGGTAGAAGCCGCGGCACAGGTCGCGGGTGATCGCCTCGTCCAGGCTGGCCGGCTGCAGGCTGTAGGCGCCGGGCAGGTCCAGCACCGCGAACTCGCGCCCGGACGGCGCGCGGAAGCGGCCTTCCTTGCGCTCCACGGTGACGCCGGCGTAGTTGGCGACCTTCTGCTTGCTGCCGGTCAACTGGTTGAACAAGGCGGTCTTGCCGCAGTTCGGGTTGCCGACCAGGGCCAGGCGCAGCGGCGCGGCCGCCGCGCTCACGGCTGCACCTCGGCGGCGGCGCTGACCTGGACCCGTGCGGCCTCGCTGCGGCGCAGGGCGAAGCGCGTGTAGCCGACCTGCACCAGCAGCGGCTCGCCGCCGATCGGGCCGCTGGCCAGGACCTGCACCTGCTCGCCGGCGACGAAGCCCAGCTCGCGCAGGCGCCGCGCGATGGCGTCGTTGGGCTGGCGGTCGTGCACGGTTTCGACGAGGGCGGTGCTGCGCAGCGGCATGTCGGACAACGTCACGGAAACGTTCCGTCGATAAGAATGGTTATCAATTGTAGCACCGCCGCATTGCGTCATGGCGGCGCCGGCGCGGCCCGCTATCATGTCCGTATGGCTGCCGTTTCCCCTTCGCACGAGAACCGCCGATGAGCGATGCCCTGCTGCTGGAACGCTCGGGCAAGGTCCTGACCTTGCGACTGAACCGACCGGAGGTGCGCAACGCCTTCGATGCCGACCTGATCGCGCACCTGACCGTGGCGTTGCAGGAGATCGGTGCCGACCCGAAGGTCAAGGTGCTGGTCCTGGCCGGGGCGGGCGCGGCATTCTCCGCCGGCGCCGACCTGCAATGGATGCGCGCGATGGCCGCCGCCAGCGAACAGGAGAACCTGGACGACGCGCTGGCCCTGGCGCGGCTGATGCGCACCCTGGACGAACTGCCCAAGCCGACCGTGGCGCGCGTACACGGCGCGGCGTTCGGCGGCGCGGTCGGCCTGATCGCCTGCTGCGACATCGCCATCGGCTCCACCGACGCGCGTTTCGCGCTCAGCGAGAGCCGGCTGGGGCTGCTGCCGGCGGTGATCTCGCCGTACGTGATCGCCGCGATCGGCGCGCGCCAGGCGCGGCGCTGGTTCGCCAGCGCCGAGGCGTTCGATGCGGCCACCGCGACCCAGATCGGCCTACTGCACCAGGCGGTGGCGCCGGGCGCGCTGGACGCGGCGGTGCAACGCCAATTGGAACTGCTGGGCCAGGCCGGACCGCTCGCCGCCGCCGGTGCCAAGGCGCTGGTGCGCCGCGTCGCTGCGGTCGGCGACGACGCCAGCCTGGACCGCGACAACGCCGCGCTGATCGCGCGGCTGCGGGTGTCGGCGGAAGGCCAAGAAGGACTGAACGCCTTCCTGGAAAAGCGCGAGCCGAACTGGCGGGGGTTCTGGTGAGCCCGCTCGACCACATCGGCCTGCGCTGCGTCGACCTGGAACGCAGCCTCGCCTTCTATCGCGCCGCGCTGGCCGCGCTCGGGCTGGACGTGGTGATGGAGGTGAGCGCCGAACAGACCGGCGATCGCCGCCACGTCGGCTTCGGCCGCGACGGCAAGCCCAGCGTCTGGCTCACCGACGGCGCCGCCAACGCCGATGGCGGCCTGCACCTGGCCTTCGCCGTCGACGAGCGCGCGCAGGTGGACGCGTTCCATCGCGCCGGGCTGGCCGCCGGCGGCCGCGACAACGGCGCCCCCGGCCTGCGCCCGCATTACCACCCCAACTACTACGGCGCCTTCCTGCTGGACCCGGACGGGCACAACATCGAAGCCGTCTGCCATCGCCCGGCCAGCGCCTGAGGCGTTGGCCCTAGCCGCCGGCTGCGCTGCGTCCCGATCGCGCGTGCGCGAGCCGCATGCCGCCGTCCGCCGTTGCCCCTGAAGGAGTGTCCGTGAACGTCGATCCGTTGCTTCCGCCCTGCCACGTTCGCCGAGCGCCGCACCACGGGTCCGCCCGATGAACGATTTCGTGCGCCTGGTGGAAGTGGGACCGCGCGACGGCCTGCAGAACGAGAAGACCTGGGTCGCCACCGCCGACAAGATCGCACTGATCGCGCAGCTTTCCCGCACCGGCCTGCGCAGCATCGAGGCGACGAGTTTCGTCAGCCCGAAATGGGTACCGCAACTGGCCGATGCCGCCGAGGTCTATGCCGGCATCGTGCCGGCCCCGGGCGCGGACTATCCGGTGCTGGTGCCGAACCTGCAGGGCTACGAGCGCGCCGCCGCGGTCGGCGTGCGCGAAGTGGCCGTGTTCACCGCCGCCTCGGAGACCTTCAACCGCACCAACACCAATGCCGGTATCGACGAATCGCTGGCGCGCTTCGCCCCGGTGCTGGCGCGCGCCGCCGCCGACGGGGTCAGGGTGCGCGGCTACGTCTCCACCGTGCTCGGCTGCCCCTACCAGGGCGAGGTGCCGCTGGCCGACGTGGTGCGGGTCGCGCGGCAGCTGCACGCGATGGGCTGCTACGAGATCTCGCTGGGCGACACCATCGGCGTCGGCACGCCCACCAAGGCGCGGGCGATGCTGCGCGCGGTGGCCACCGAGGTGCCGATGGCGGCGCTGGCGGTGCATTTCCACGACACCTACGGGCAGGCGCTGGCCAACATCGCCGCGTGCCTGGAGGAAGGCGTGCGCGTGGTCGATGCGGCGGTATCCGGCGCCGGCGGCTGCCCTTACGCCAAGGGCGCCAGCGGCAATGTCGCCAGCGAGGACGTGGTCTACCTGCTGCACGGCAGCGGCGTGACCACCGGCATCGACCTGGATGCGCTGGCCGCCACCGGGCGCTGGCTGGCGCAGAAGCTCGGCCGCGCGACCGGCAGCAAGGTCGGCCAGGCGCTGGCGACGGCCTGACCGGATCGCCCCGCGCGCGCCGCCTGTGGCGCCGGCGGGGACTGCGCGGAGTCGGCTAAAATGCGCGCTTTCCTGGGAGGGAGCATCCATGCAGCTTGCCGATATCCGCGCGGTGGTCACCGGCGGCGTTTCCGGGCTCGGCCTGGCGGTCGCGCAGCGCCTCGTCGCCGAAGGCGGCAAGGTCGCGTTGTTCGACCTCAACGACGACAAGGGCGCGGCCGCGGTCGCCGCGCTGGGCGATGCGCAGGCGCGCTATTTCCGCACCGACGTCAGCGACGAGGCACAGGTGGCGGCGCAACTGAATGCCGCGCGCGACTTCCTCGGCGGGCTCAACGCCGCGATCAACTGCGCCGGCATCCTCGGCGCCGGCCGCGTGCTCGGCAAGGAGGCGCCGATGGCGCTGGCCACCTTCCAGGGCACGGTGATGGTCAACCTGGTCGGCAGCTTCAACGTCGCCAAGGCCGCCGCCGACCTGATGCAGCACAACGCCCCGGGCGAGGACGGCGAGCGCGGCGCGATCGTCAACACCGCCAGCGTCGCCGCCTACGAAGGCCAGATCGGCCAGGCCGCGTATGCCGCCTCCAAGGGCGGCGTGGTGGCGATGACCCTGCCGATGGCGCGCGAACTGGCGCGCTTCGGCATCCGCGTCAACACCATCGCCCCGGGTATCTTCTGGACGCCGATGGTGGACGGCATGTCCGAGGCGGTGCAACAGTCGCTGGCCGCCTCGATCCCGTTCCCGGCGCGGCTCGGCCGCCCCGAGGAATTCGCCGACACGGTGCTGTTCCTGCTGCGCAACCGCTATCTCAACGGCGAGGTGATCCGCCTCGACGGCGCGGTGCGGTTGGCACCTAAATAGCCGGGAATGGGGAATCGGGAATGGGGAATCGCAACAGCGTCCCTTTCACTGATCCTCGCCCGACTGCTTGACGCTTCTCCCATTCCCTATTCCCCAATCCCGATTCCCAGCCCCAATGAAAGCCAACGAAATCAAGAAAGGCAACGTCGTCGAGTACAACAACGGCGTCTATCAGATCCGCGACATCGAGCGCAGCTCGCCGCAGGGCCGCGGCGGCAACGTGCGCTTCCGCTTCGTGATGTACAGCGTGCCGGGCGGCAACAAGCTCGACGCCAGCTTCGACGGCGACGACGACCTGCGCGAAGTCGAGCTGATGCGCCGCCAGGCCACCTTCTCGTACAAGGACGGCGAGGCCTTCGTGTTCCTCGACGACGAGGACTACACCCCGTACACCCTCGATGCCGACGTGATCGGCGACGACGCCGGCTACATCACCGACGGCCTGAGCGGCATCTATGTGCAGGTCATCGACGACCAGCCGGTGGCGATCCAGTTGCCGCAGAGCGTGACCCTGGAAGTGGTCGAGACCCCGCCGGAACTCAAGGGCGGCACCGCGACCAAGCGGCCCAAGCCGGCCAAGCTCAACACCGGGATCGAGATCATGGTGCCGGAGTACATCGGCAACGGCGAGCGCGTGCTGGTCAACACCACCACCGGCGAGTTCGCCGGCCGCGCGGACTGAGCGCGTGCGCCGCGCCATCGCGCTGGCGCTGCTGCTGACGCTGCCGGCCGCGGGGACCGCGGCGGCGGCCAAGCCTGCGCCCGCGCCGGCGACCAAAGCCGCCTGCACGATTCCCGATGACGTGGACCCGGAGCACCACGCCGGCTTCTGCGCCATGCCGCAGGACGTGCGCGCCTTCGTCGCGCGTCAGGATGTGTGCAATCACTTCGCCGGCGAGGAGCCTTACGACGCCCCGCGCCGTCGCGAGCTGGAAAAGGCGGTGGCCAAGTACTGCGACGGCAACGAGGCGACCTGGGCCGCGCTGCGCGCGCGCTACCGCGGCGATCCGGCGCGCGATGCATGGCTGAGCCGCTATGGCGAGGACGCCGGGCTGGATCTGCCGTAGCGGCGACTGGATGTTGCTGCGCTGGTGGGTTGTCGCGGCTGAAGCCGCTCCTACAAGAGCATGCGCGGCCTGCGCCGGATGCACTGTAGGAGCGGCTTCAGCCGCGACCGGCAGCCTCCCCCGTCATGGGCTCCGCCGGTCGCTGCGATGCCGACCGCCACCATCGCTCTGCGCAACCGGCAATCGCCCGCCGCGCCGCACAGCGTCGCCAGCGTCTTGAAAAAGCGCATGCCGGCGCAGCGAACATCGCGCGGATCGTTCGTTACACGTCACCGCGTCTCAACAGGCGACAACACCGACGGCGACACCAACTCCAGGCCACCGCCCTCGCGATTGAGATCGCGCAGCCGCGTGCCCAGCGCCGCCAGGTTCGCGTCGATCTGCTGCAGCTCCGTGCGCAGCGGCGCCGGCAGCAGCGCCTGCAAGCGTGCCTGCACCGCGCCGCCGTCGCTGCGCAAGGCGTCGATCCGCGCCTGGGCCTGCTGCAACCGTGCGCGTTCCTCCCCTTGCGGCAAACCATAGCCGGGCATCCCCTGCAGCAACGTCGCCGGCTGGCTCAACAGGCCCTGCTCCGCCAGCAGCGCCCGTACCGCTTCGGCGGCCTCGCGGGTCCCGCCGCCCGGGTCGGCAGG
This window contains:
- the dapB gene encoding 4-hydroxy-tetrahydrodipicolinate reductase — translated: MTTSPVRVLIHGASGRMGQALLRLAAQESTLQVACAVVRRAPAQRVVDGVPYFAASELAGVPAFDVAIDFSLPQGFDPVLALCVARGAALVSGTTGLDAAQRQALAEAAARIPLIWASNFSLGVAVLNDLVERAAAALPGWDCDIVESHHVHKQDAPSGTALTLGEAAAQGGAQPRYASLRAGDIVGEHLVQFAGLGERVELVHRASNRDIFARGALHAAARLPGRAPGAYRLRDLLG
- a CDS encoding SDR family oxidoreductase, whose translation is MQLADIRAVVTGGVSGLGLAVAQRLVAEGGKVALFDLNDDKGAAAVAALGDAQARYFRTDVSDEAQVAAQLNAARDFLGGLNAAINCAGILGAGRVLGKEAPMALATFQGTVMVNLVGSFNVAKAAADLMQHNAPGEDGERGAIVNTASVAAYEGQIGQAAYAASKGGVVAMTLPMARELARFGIRVNTIAPGIFWTPMVDGMSEAVQQSLAASIPFPARLGRPEEFADTVLFLLRNRYLNGEVIRLDGAVRLAPK
- a CDS encoding DUF6587 family protein yields the protein MSLWLQYLVIALAVLVSAWVVLKKQFPGTARKLRGGIALRLLKPGRAAWLQAVGRKIAPAATAGAGACGGCDSCGPAPPRRH
- a CDS encoding hydroxymethylglutaryl-CoA lyase; translation: MNDFVRLVEVGPRDGLQNEKTWVATADKIALIAQLSRTGLRSIEATSFVSPKWVPQLADAAEVYAGIVPAPGADYPVLVPNLQGYERAAAVGVREVAVFTAASETFNRTNTNAGIDESLARFAPVLARAAADGVRVRGYVSTVLGCPYQGEVPLADVVRVARQLHAMGCYEISLGDTIGVGTPTKARAMLRAVATEVPMAALAVHFHDTYGQALANIAACLEEGVRVVDAAVSGAGGCPYAKGASGNVASEDVVYLLHGSGVTTGIDLDALAATGRWLAQKLGRATGSKVGQALATA
- a CDS encoding FeoA family protein; translation: MTLSDMPLRSTALVETVHDRQPNDAIARRLRELGFVAGEQVQVLASGPIGGEPLLVQVGYTRFALRRSEAARVQVSAAAEVQP
- the carA gene encoding glutamine-hydrolyzing carbamoyl-phosphate synthase small subunit; amino-acid sequence: MTQPAILVLEDGTVFEGESVGATGLSVGEVVFNTAMTGYQEIVTDPSYARQLVTLTYPHIGNTGCTDQDDEAAQVWSAGLIVRDVPRRPSNWRNQVALPDWLMQRGVVAIAGIDTRKLTRILREKGAQNGALMAGEIDVDTALEAARKFPGLKGMDLAKVVSTDKAYPWRDGQLDLNSNAFAQATPRYKVVAYDYGVKLNILRMLAERGCEVTVVPAQTPAADVLAMRPDGVFLSNGPGDPAPCDYAIAAIKEFVSRKIPTFGICLGHQLLALAAGAQTLKMGHGHHGANHPVQDLDSGRVMITSQNHGFAVDEATLPGNVRVTHRSLFDGTNQGIELTDAPAFSFQGHPEASPGPRDVAPLFDRFVALMAAAA
- the feoB gene encoding ferrous iron transporter B, whose amino-acid sequence is MSAAAAPLRLALVGNPNCGKTALFNQLTGSKQKVANYAGVTVERKEGRFRAPSGREFAVLDLPGAYSLQPASLDEAITRDLCRGFYPGEPAPDVLVCVVDATNLRLHLRFALELRELGKPMLVALNMVDAAQRRGIQIDRQALEQALGVPVIETVAVRRNGARALVERLDTLAPTLPPAVAPSEGQGDYHQQVRAILAAAVSMPTRTSRIDDALDRWLLHPVAGLLTLAVVMFLIFQAVYAWATPLMELIDGGTTALGAWVGSTLPQGPLNSLLVDGIITGLGRVVVFLPQILILFAFILALEESGYLPRAAFLLDRMMAAAGLSGRSFIPLLSSFACAVPGIMSTRSIQDPRDRLATILVAPLMTCSARLPVYALLIGAFIPQRQVWGVFNQQGMVLFGLYFAAIASALVVSWTMKKWRRDKGEHPLLLELPSYRVPHMRDLALGLWERAAIFLKRVGGIILALTILLWFLLSFPAAPADATLPAIDYSFAGRIGHAMTTVFAPLGFNWQICIALIPGLAARELAVSSLATVYALSAADDDAAAQGLSPLISDGWSLATALSLLVWYIYAPMCLSTLATIKRETNSWKQMSFAAFYLFALAYLASLVTYQVAVALGAG
- a CDS encoding VOC family protein → MSPLDHIGLRCVDLERSLAFYRAALAALGLDVVMEVSAEQTGDRRHVGFGRDGKPSVWLTDGAANADGGLHLAFAVDERAQVDAFHRAGLAAGGRDNGAPGLRPHYHPNYYGAFLLDPDGHNIEAVCHRPASA
- a CDS encoding enoyl-CoA hydratase-related protein translates to MSDALLLERSGKVLTLRLNRPEVRNAFDADLIAHLTVALQEIGADPKVKVLVLAGAGAAFSAGADLQWMRAMAAASEQENLDDALALARLMRTLDELPKPTVARVHGAAFGGAVGLIACCDIAIGSTDARFALSESRLGLLPAVISPYVIAAIGARQARRWFASAEAFDAATATQIGLLHQAVAPGALDAAVQRQLELLGQAGPLAAAGAKALVRRVAAVGDDASLDRDNAALIARLRVSAEGQEGLNAFLEKREPNWRGFW
- a CDS encoding MOSC domain-containing protein, which produces MTALPTLDLHVEAVLVGRAQDFTRPGSRSAIAKQPVPGSLRIGHEGLELDEQGDRRVHGGPDKALHHYPRDHYAAWRQELGAHALLDAPGAFGENLSTHGATEAGLCLGDRLRLGTALVEVSQSRQPCWKLSDRFGVAALARRVQESGRTGWYYRVLQPGDVAAGDRLTLLERPYPAWSLARLIALLYRREVDPAQLEQVLALPLVPNWRVLFERRLAQRAVENWDKRLLGQPAAE
- a CDS encoding PLP-dependent aminotransferase family protein, coding for MTTSFQFSRRAQALTSSAIREILKVTERPEVISFAGGLPSPDTFPIARMQYACDKVLREAPQAALQYGPTEGYLPLREWVAARLSRDGASIRPSQVLITTGSQQGLDLLGKVFIDEGSKVLVETPSYLGALQAFSLFQPAFAAMQSDDDGVVVDALDAEHLAGARFMYVLPNFQNPTGRRLPLHRRQALVARAAAAGVPIVEDDPYGELCYSGDTLPSLLSMHPEGGIYMGSFSKVLAPGLRLGFVVAPEAVHAKLVQAKQAADLHTPSFSQRIVYEAVQDGFLDAHIPGIRSLYASRCQQMLDALGKYFPSQVRWNRPAGGMFIWVELPAGMDGGALLAKAIERNVAFVPGAPFFAVEPQRNTLRLSFVTVPEARIEAGVRILGELLQAEVAALHGATA